In a genomic window of Erinaceus europaeus chromosome 12, mEriEur2.1, whole genome shotgun sequence:
- the TLCD2 gene encoding TLC domain-containing protein 2, with protein MESSGLLVTCCSFAAFRGMHWGLQLLLPSGPADRDNWKWRNICVSLVHSLLTGAGALLGLALHPHMVADPIHGHPPWALVLVAVSVGYFLADGTDMLWNQTLDQAWELLCHHLMVVSCLSTAILSGHYVGFSVVSLLLELNSACLHIRKLLLLSHQAPSLAFSMASWASLATLAPFRLLPLGWMSLWLIQQHHRVPTALVVLGGIGLLTVGVMSIILGVRILISDVLRSRPCPSTSGPKETRGTRICCDGEPVNRDTPTLSIKN; from the exons ATGGAATCCTCCGGACTGCTCGTGACCTGCTGCTCTTTCGCCGCCTTCCGGGGGATGCACTGGGGGCTGCAGTTGCTTCTCCCCTCGGGACCTGCTGATCGGGACAATTGGAAGTGGCGGAACATCTGTGTCTCCCTGGTGCACAGTCTGCTCACGGGGGCCGGGGCGCTACTTGG GCTGGCGCTGCATCCTCACATGGTGGCTGACCCTATCCATGGCCACCCACCCTGGGCCCTGGTGCTGGTGGCTGTATCTGTGG gTTATTTCCTGGCAGATGGAACTGACATGCTGTGGAACCAGACCTTGGATCAGGCCTGGGAACTTCTCTGTCACCATTTGATG GTGGTAAGCTGCCTCAGCACTGCCATTTTATCAGGCCATTATGTGGGCTTCTCTGTGGTGTCTCTGCTCCTGGAGCTGAACTCTGCCTGCCTGCACATCCGGAAGTTGTTGTTGCTTTCTCACCAGGCCCCATCCCTGGCCTTCAGCATGGCCAGCTGGGCCTCCCTGGCCACCCTTGCCCCCTTCCGCCTGCTGCCATTGGGTTGGATGAGTCTGTGGTTGATCCAGCAGCACCACCGGGTGCCCACTGCCCTGGTTGTCCTTGGTGGGATTGGGCTTCTCACAGTGGGTGTCATGAGCATCATCTTAGGTGTGCGGATTTTGATCAGTGATGTTCTGCGGTCTCGGCCATGCCCATCCACTTCTGGGCCCAAGGAAACCAGGGGTACCAGGATATGCTGTGATGGTGAGCCTGTCAACAGAGATACTCCTACTCTCAGTATAAAGAACTAA